A single genomic interval of Lathyrus oleraceus cultivar Zhongwan6 chromosome 7, CAAS_Psat_ZW6_1.0, whole genome shotgun sequence harbors:
- the LOC127107891 gene encoding F-box protein At2g27310: protein MVIVSTPPEAKTESMMAASSSSSTSSIITMHHDIIHTHILTRLDAATLATTASTCSHLRDLCIDDSLWRKICTATWPSLVDPTTCHIISTFPNRHRSLFSDAFPALHHFSCNSNRPSSPPPAEIISAVDIFYKGKPVFSRVRRTETTKNSFLSSPLWIEILEPNELIPTPVKFVRKDEELMKHLEENLCLSWILIDPTGKRSANVSSRKPVLVRRHWLTRDVEILFAVTMAGEPRRTTESVQCMVKVTCCGKVGGELHVREVNLVMEDMEGGKVSGKEGVIILQKAMEFGERKKVGEVGEMTERFDRFLGMIRERRERRHRRQRERDGVSMVVAFIVCIWLCYLAGF, encoded by the coding sequence ATGGTTATTGTTTCAACACCGCCGGAAGCAAAAACCGAAAGCATGATGGctgcttcatcatcatcatcaacatcaagCATCATAACCATGCATCATGACATCATCCATACACACATCCTCACACGCCTTGACGCCGCCACGCTGGCAACAACCGCTTCCACTTGCTCGCACCTCCGCGACCTCTGTATAGACGACAGTCTCTGGCGAAAAATCTGCACCGCCACGTGGCCTTCCTTAGTAGACCCCACCACCTGCCACATCATCTCCACTTTCCCAAACCGCCACCGTTCGCTCTTCTCCGACGCATTCCCCGCACTTCATCATTTCTCTTGCAATTCAAATCGTCCGTCGTCTCCTCCTCCGGCAGAGATCATTTCCGCCGTGGATATTTTCTACAAAGGTAAGCCGGTGTTTTCGAGAGTTCGGCGAACCGAAACAACGAAGAACTCATTTCTATCCTCGCCGCTGTGGATTGAAATTCTGGAACCGAACGAGTTAATTCCGACGCCGGTGAAGTTCGTAAGAAAAGACGAAGAATTAATGAAGCATTTGGAAGAGAATTTATGTTTAAGCTGGATCCTAATCGATCCAACCGGAAAACGATCGGCAAATGTTTCGAGTCGGAAGCCGGTTTTAGTACGGCGGCACTGGCTCACAAGAGACGTGGAGATTCTATTTGCAGTGACGATGGCGGGGGAGCCGCGACGCACGACGGAGAGTGTACAGTGTATGGTGAAGGTCACGTGCTGTGGGAAAGTAGGAGGGGAGTTGCACGTGAGGGAGGTGAATTTAGTGATGGAGGATATGGAAGGAGGGAAGGTGAGTGGGAAAGAAGGGGTTATAATTTTGCAGAAGGCGATGGAGTTTGGGGAGAGGAAGAAAGTGGGTGAAGTGGGAGAGATGACGGAGAGGTTTGATAGATTTTTGGGTATGATTAGGGAGAGGAGAGAGAGGAGACATAGAAGACAGAGGGAACGTGATGGTGTTTCTATGGTGGTTGCGTTCATTGTTTGCATTTGGTTATGTTACCTAGCTGGTTTTTGA